The following proteins come from a genomic window of Neofelis nebulosa isolate mNeoNeb1 chromosome 5, mNeoNeb1.pri, whole genome shotgun sequence:
- the TMEM39A gene encoding transmembrane protein 39A, which produces MPGGRRGPSRQQLSRTALPSLQTLVGGGCGNGTGLRNRNGSAIGLPVPPITALITPGPVRHCQIPDLPVDGSLLFEFLFFIYLLVALFIQYINIYKTVWWYPYNHPASCTSLNFHLIDYHLAAFITVMLARRLVWALISEATKAGAASMIHYMVLISARLVLLTLCGWVLCWTLVNLFRSHSVLNLLFLGYPFGVYVPLCCFHQDSRAHLLLTDYNYMVQHQAVEESASTVGGLAKSKDFLSLLLESLKEQFNNATPIPTHSCPLSPDLIRNEVECLKADFNHRIKEVLFNSLFSAYYVAFLPLCFVKSTQYYDMRWSCEHLIMVWINAFVMLTTQLLPSKYCDLLHKSAAHLGKWQKLEHGSYSNAPQHIWSENTIWPQGVLVRHSRCLYRAMGPYNVAVPSDVSHARFYFLFHRPLRLLNLLILIEGSVVFYQLYSLLRSEKWNHTLSMALILFCNYYVLFKLLRDRIVLGRAYSYPLNSYELKAN; this is translated from the exons ATGCCCGGTGGAAGGAGGGGCCCTAGTCGGCAGCAGCTAAGCCGTACAGCTTTACCTTCTTTACAGACTTTGGTTGGTGGGGGCTGTGGCAATGGAACAGGCCTGAGAAAcag gaatggTAGTGCTATTGGCCTTCCGGTCCCACCTATCACAGCCTTAATCACCCCAGGTCCTGTTCGTCATTGCCAAATTCCTGATTTGCCTGTGGATGGGAGCCTGctctttgaatttctctttttcatctaCCTGCTGGTTGCTCTGTTCATCCAATACATCAATATCTACAAAACAGTGTGGTGGTATCCTTACAATCATCCTGCTTCTTGTACTTCACTG AATTTTCATCTCATTGATTACCACCTGGCAGCATTCATCACAGTGATGCTTGCAAGGAGGCTTGTATGGGCCCTCATCTCAGAG GCCACTAAGGCGGGTGCGGCATCTATGATTCACTACATGGTTCTGATATCAGCTCGTTTGGTGCTACTTACTTTATGTGGATGGGTACTTTGTTGGACCCTCGTCAATCTCTTCCGAAGCCATTCAGTGCTCAATCTCCTTTTCCTTGGCTACCC GTTTGGTGTTTATGTTCCTCTCTGCTGTTTCCACCAAGATAGTAGAGCTCATCTTCTTCTCACAGACTATAACTACATGGTTCAGCACCAGGCGGTAGAAGAGAGTGCCTCAACTGTGGGTGGCTTGGCCAAATCCAAAGACTTTCTCTCCTTACTGCTGGAGTCTCTAAAAGAACAGTTTAATAATGCCAcgcccatccccacccacagcTGCCCCCTATCTCCAGACCTCATTCGCAATGAAGTAGAGTGTCTGAAAGCCGATTTCAACCACAGAATCAAGGAAGTTCTCTTCAACTCTCTCTTCAGTGCCTACTATGTCGCATTTCTACCCCTGTGTTTTGTGAAG AGTACCCAGTACTATGACATGCGCTGGTCATGTGAGCACCTCATTATGGTGTGGATCAATGCTTTTGTCATGCTCACCACACAACTTCTGCCATCCAAATACTGTGATTTGCTACATAAATCAGCTGCTCACCTGGGCAAGTGGCAGAAGCTCGAACATGGGTCCTACAGCAATGCTCCACAGCACAT TTGGTCAGAAAATACAATATGGCCTCAAGGGGTGCTGGTGCGACACAGCAGATGTTTATATAGAGCCATGGGGCCTTACAACGTGGCAGTGCCTTCAGACGTATCCCATGCCCGCTTTTAT TTCCTATTTCATCGTCCATTAAGGCTGTTAAATCTGCTTATCCTTATTGAGGGCAGTGTCGTCTTCTACCAGCTCTATTCCTTGCTGCGGTCAGAGAAGTGGAACCACACACTTTCCATGGCTCTCATCCTCTTCTGCAACTACTATGTTTTATTTAAGCTTCTCCGGGACAGAATAGTATTAGGCAGGGCATACTCCTACCCACTCAACAGTTATGAACTCAAGGCAAATTAA